A section of the Virgibacillus sp. NKC19-3 genome encodes:
- a CDS encoding efflux RND transporter periplasmic adaptor subunit, whose product MKRILFGMIAILLIAFLAACTSDEDANEDEDEGEGVTQVETAEVTEDDFVIDRSVYGHTSPTSTAPVMVQEPGEIDTLEVENGDQVEEDERIASITTPAGNQDITASTAGEITNLEVSEGDIVSTEDPLAVVADLDSMIVTFNVTADVQKLFSTEDTLDVVIDDNEYEAEITAIDKMPDDTGLYPVEATVDNDDGDILAGMVGEMQVPENRIEEAIIVPTEAVTHADDEAFIYVIDGETANQITVTIQESQSDETAIEGEIQAGDEVVVDGQLTLSDGSPVNVVEGE is encoded by the coding sequence ATGAAGCGAATACTTTTTGGTATGATTGCAATTCTACTCATTGCATTTTTAGCCGCGTGTACTAGTGATGAGGATGCAAATGAAGATGAAGATGAGGGAGAAGGTGTAACACAGGTGGAAACGGCTGAAGTAACGGAAGATGATTTCGTTATTGATAGATCAGTGTATGGACACACATCACCTACAAGCACCGCACCAGTTATGGTTCAAGAGCCTGGTGAAATTGATACATTAGAGGTGGAAAACGGTGATCAGGTGGAGGAAGATGAACGGATTGCAAGCATTACTACACCTGCCGGGAATCAGGATATAACAGCATCCACTGCAGGAGAAATCACGAATTTAGAAGTTTCAGAAGGAGATATAGTGAGCACGGAAGACCCATTAGCCGTTGTGGCTGACCTGGATAGTATGATAGTTACGTTTAATGTAACAGCCGATGTTCAAAAGTTATTTTCAACAGAAGATACATTGGATGTAGTGATCGATGATAATGAATACGAAGCAGAAATCACAGCGATCGATAAAATGCCTGACGATACGGGGCTATATCCGGTTGAGGCCACTGTTGACAATGACGATGGAGATATTTTAGCCGGAATGGTTGGGGAGATGCAGGTCCCTGAAAACAGGATAGAAGAAGCTATTATCGTGCCGACAGAAGCTGTGACACATGCTGATGATGAAGCATTTATTTATGTTATAGATGGGGAAACAGCCAATCAAATAACTGTAACCATTCAAGAATCACAATCCGATGAAACAGCTATTGAAGGCGAAATTCAAGCAGGTGATGAAGTCGTTGTCGATGGGCAACTGACGCTAAGTGATGGCAGCCCAGTAAACGTTGTGGAAGGAGAATAA
- a CDS encoding competence protein ComK, whose protein sequence is MRSEEKPEYIIEKQTKAIMTKNTTYYRTQILEGGKKRHSSYTLEHILDQSCIAFGSSLKGRKDAVKEILHSASKLPVPIDTDSGLYMLPTSSLKSNDCVWLAYHHIKFYEGRDDKTFIGFRDGTGIYVNASYNIIDMQHKRTSQLIIYFNREKIFGGRGST, encoded by the coding sequence ATGAGAAGCGAGGAAAAACCAGAATACATTATTGAGAAACAGACGAAGGCGATCATGACAAAGAACACAACCTATTATCGCACACAAATCTTGGAGGGAGGTAAAAAAAGGCATTCCAGCTATACGCTAGAACATATTCTTGATCAAAGTTGTATAGCGTTTGGTTCAAGTCTAAAAGGAAGAAAGGATGCTGTGAAGGAAATCTTGCATTCTGCGAGTAAATTACCAGTTCCGATTGATACGGATAGCGGGTTATATATGTTGCCAACATCATCATTAAAAAGTAATGACTGTGTGTGGTTGGCATATCATCATATTAAATTCTATGAAGGACGAGACGACAAAACATTTATCGGGTTTCGTGATGGAACAGGAATTTATGTCAATGCTTCGTACAATATCATTGATATGCAACATAAACGGACGAGTCAACTTATCATATATTTCAACCGGGAGAAAATTTTTGGTGGGCGGGGTAGTACATGA
- the fabZ gene encoding 3-hydroxyacyl-ACP dehydratase FabZ: protein MLDSEQIKELIPHRYPFLLVDKVTEMEEGKRVAGIKNVTANEPFFQGHFPGYAIMPGVLIVEAMAQVGAIAVLGIEENKGKLGFLAGVDKCRFKRQVKPGDQLKLEVEITRLKGPIGKGKGVATVDGQLACEAEITFAING from the coding sequence ATGTTGGATAGTGAGCAAATTAAAGAATTGATCCCACATCGTTATCCCTTTTTATTAGTGGATAAAGTGACGGAGATGGAAGAAGGAAAACGTGTTGCCGGGATCAAGAATGTAACAGCAAATGAACCATTTTTTCAAGGGCATTTTCCCGGTTATGCGATAATGCCAGGTGTCTTGATTGTTGAAGCAATGGCTCAAGTTGGAGCAATCGCCGTACTCGGCATTGAAGAGAACAAAGGGAAGCTGGGCTTTCTAGCCGGTGTGGATAAATGTCGTTTCAAGCGCCAAGTAAAGCCGGGTGATCAGTTAAAATTGGAAGTTGAAATCACGCGTCTAAAAGGACCGATTGGCAAGGGTAAAGGTGTTGCAACGGTGGATGGACAGTTAGCCTGTGAGGCAGAAATAACATTTGCGATAAACGGATAG
- a CDS encoding DNA-directed RNA polymerase subunit beta, whose protein sequence is MPTNQSEEQTRKAHKQGKKRNKQQSAETEMSSAAHTRKQHKQHQKEEKKKQTKPRRRLFPIWLRIIVVLLLAIAALMAGLMIGYGLLGDGNPLDVLRIETWQHIIDFVMQE, encoded by the coding sequence ATGCCTACGAACCAATCAGAAGAACAGACAAGAAAAGCTCATAAACAAGGTAAGAAGAGAAATAAACAGCAGTCTGCCGAAACAGAAATGTCTTCAGCAGCGCATACACGTAAACAACATAAACAGCATCAAAAAGAAGAAAAAAAGAAACAAACAAAGCCGAGACGCCGTTTGTTTCCCATTTGGCTTCGTATAATTGTTGTTCTTCTTCTTGCTATAGCTGCTTTAATGGCTGGACTAATGATTGGCTATGGTTTACTGGGTGATGGCAACCCGCTGGATGTATTACGAATAGAAACATGGCAACATATTATTGATTTTGTTATGCAGGAGTAA
- the mreB gene encoding rod shape-determining protein encodes MFSRDIGIDLGTANVLIHVKGKGIILNEPSVVAMDHTTGKVLEVGESAHRMVGRTPGNIEAIRPLKDGVIADFDVTEAMLRHFINKINVRGFLSKPRMLICCPTNVTKVEQKAIKEAAEKSGGKKVSLEEEPKVAAIGAGMEIFQPSGNMIIDIGGGTTDVAVLSMGDIVTSESIKMAGDKFDVEILSYIKKTYKLLIGERTAEQIKQNVATVFKDSRKEEMEIRGRDMVNGLPRTITVYSDEIGEALQESVSLIIQAAKTVLEHTPPELSADIIDRGVILTGGGALLHGIDQLLAEELKVPVFMAEEPMNCVAKGTGIMLENMDKVESRKIV; translated from the coding sequence ATGTTTTCTAGGGATATTGGAATCGACCTTGGCACTGCTAATGTTTTAATTCATGTAAAAGGGAAAGGGATTATCTTAAATGAACCATCTGTTGTGGCAATGGATCACACAACGGGAAAAGTGCTTGAAGTTGGTGAATCTGCTCATCGGATGGTTGGTCGAACACCGGGAAATATTGAAGCGATTCGACCGTTGAAGGATGGAGTCATTGCTGATTTTGATGTTACGGAAGCAATGTTACGACATTTTATAAATAAAATCAATGTTCGCGGTTTTCTTTCCAAACCGAGAATGCTTATTTGTTGTCCGACAAATGTTACGAAAGTAGAGCAAAAAGCGATTAAGGAAGCTGCAGAGAAATCCGGAGGTAAAAAGGTCTCGCTGGAGGAAGAACCAAAAGTAGCGGCGATCGGTGCCGGTATGGAAATATTCCAACCAAGCGGGAATATGATTATTGATATCGGTGGAGGAACAACAGACGTAGCAGTTCTATCCATGGGAGATATCGTCACGTCAGAATCCATTAAAATGGCAGGAGATAAATTTGATGTGGAAATCCTTAGCTATATTAAGAAGACGTACAAGTTGCTTATTGGAGAACGTACTGCTGAGCAAATCAAGCAAAATGTAGCTACTGTTTTTAAGGATTCGCGGAAGGAAGAAATGGAAATCCGCGGGCGTGATATGGTGAATGGACTCCCCCGCACGATTACGGTTTATTCCGATGAAATTGGAGAAGCCTTGCAAGAGTCGGTATCCTTGATTATTCAAGCTGCAAAGACCGTGTTGGAACATACTCCACCGGAATTATCTGCAGATATCATTGATCGGGGAGTTATCCTGACAGGTGGCGGAGCGTTATTACATGGCATTGATCAATTATTGGCAGAGGAATTAAAAGTTCCTGTATTTATGGCAGAAGAGCCTATGAACTGTGTTGCTAAAGGAACAGGGATCATGCTTGAAAATATGGATAAAGTTGAAAGTAGAAAAATCGTTTAA
- the spoIIID gene encoding sporulation transcriptional regulator SpoIIID codes for MHDYIKERTIRIGKYVVEERKTVRMIAKEFGVSKSTVHKDLTERLPEINPELANQVKRILEHHKSIRHLRGGEATRKKYSLHPKSEEQAKPVG; via the coding sequence GTGCATGATTACATCAAAGAAAGAACTATCAGGATAGGAAAATACGTCGTTGAAGAGCGAAAAACCGTCCGAATGATAGCGAAGGAATTTGGTGTTTCCAAGAGCACAGTCCACAAAGATTTGACAGAACGCTTACCAGAAATAAATCCTGAATTGGCAAATCAGGTAAAAAGAATTCTTGAACATCATAAATCAATCCGCCATCTCCGTGGAGGAGAAGCAACAAGAAAGAAATACAGCTTACACCCAAAAAGTGAGGAGCAAGCAAAACCAGTGGGGTGA
- a CDS encoding AimR family lysis-lysogeny pheromone receptor: protein MFNPSVITFEHEPSMKEVMESFLREYDTKSALELTRKYIIHTPLDDVRKKGMEFLYVNGFYEDLELLIQKNWKSENKSNREWASVYQLTIDRKLSRYRPSEIVEKAENMKTDDPELKCLLEFVKVTAYYSMNKYNKIGNFLENYQYLFQKVKDRMMVSFFTIRLHHLFLTYYLLRNELIMARKYAYRILNQTSNDLTKIDVHIKLGLSYTFDTYFQGMHHLKQALKLAKRHNLTNQIHVIEHQNIPFLAAHFNQVDNIKTDDKSEQAHIEIAKGNYTKAITILNELPMDSAFKLYYMGRAKQDKRMLLQSYNYFIEKRSDYFFCRLPLRVLTQMKM from the coding sequence ATGTTCAATCCTTCTGTCATCACATTTGAACATGAACCATCGATGAAAGAGGTTATGGAATCATTTTTGCGCGAATATGATACAAAATCAGCATTGGAATTAACACGGAAATATATTATACACACGCCTTTAGACGATGTTCGAAAAAAAGGGATGGAATTTTTGTATGTGAATGGGTTCTATGAGGACCTGGAGCTTTTAATTCAAAAAAATTGGAAGTCCGAAAATAAGTCCAATCGAGAGTGGGCGAGCGTTTATCAATTAACGATTGATCGAAAGCTCTCCCGGTACCGACCAAGCGAAATAGTCGAAAAAGCAGAAAACATGAAAACGGACGATCCTGAGCTAAAATGTTTGCTTGAATTTGTTAAAGTTACAGCATACTACAGCATGAATAAATATAATAAGATAGGAAATTTCCTTGAAAACTATCAGTACTTATTTCAAAAAGTGAAAGATCGGATGATGGTGTCTTTTTTTACCATTCGACTTCATCACCTTTTTTTGACCTATTATCTACTTCGAAATGAACTAATTATGGCAAGAAAGTATGCCTATCGTATTCTAAATCAAACATCGAATGACCTGACGAAAATAGATGTACATATCAAATTAGGATTATCCTACACGTTTGATACCTATTTTCAAGGGATGCATCACTTGAAGCAAGCTCTAAAGTTAGCGAAAAGGCATAATTTAACAAATCAAATTCATGTCATCGAACATCAGAACATTCCTTTTTTAGCTGCCCATTTTAATCAAGTTGATAATATCAAAACAGATGATAAGAGTGAACAGGCACACATTGAAATAGCGAAAGGAAATTACACCAAAGCGATCACGATTCTGAACGAATTGCCAATGGACAGTGCATTTAAACTTTATTATATGGGCAGAGCGAAGCAGGACAAACGGATGTTACTCCAGTCCTATAATTACTTTATTGAAAAAAGAAGCGATTACTTTTTCTGTCGATTGCCACTTAGAGTATTAACGCAAATGAAGATGTGA
- a CDS encoding M23 family metallopeptidase, which produces MKEENNGASKNKWSRIFRKKWFFPALYLTVAALLLSVVVWYQNVDNQVPDVADEQEQESDEYIPSSNDEDAEPVLDQQEVIQMPVVDQDQAEIVTKFYDYNAEQEDQEDSLVFYNNRYYQSTGIDIASATDETFDVVASLTGTVTEVKEDPLLGNVVVMTHDNDVTTYYASLDEVNVSADTDVEQGESVGTAGKNIFGKDNGMHVHFELRKDGNEVNPESFFNQSVASLDSVTDEESEASEDAVEDEQSDSAEEETDAPEEDNREEESDAPDEDAGAEDDALEDDTTDSDNASENE; this is translated from the coding sequence ATGAAAGAAGAAAACAACGGTGCTTCAAAAAATAAATGGAGCCGTATTTTCCGGAAGAAATGGTTTTTTCCAGCACTTTATTTAACTGTTGCTGCCCTCCTTTTATCGGTTGTGGTGTGGTATCAAAATGTGGACAACCAAGTTCCGGATGTTGCAGATGAGCAGGAACAAGAAAGTGATGAGTATATCCCATCTTCCAATGATGAGGATGCCGAGCCAGTTTTGGATCAGCAAGAGGTTATTCAAATGCCGGTAGTGGATCAAGATCAAGCAGAAATCGTAACTAAATTCTATGATTACAACGCAGAACAAGAGGATCAGGAAGATAGCCTGGTTTTTTATAACAACCGCTATTACCAAAGTACTGGTATTGATATTGCATCCGCTACAGATGAGACGTTCGATGTTGTCGCATCCTTAACAGGAACAGTTACAGAAGTAAAAGAAGATCCTTTGCTGGGAAATGTCGTTGTGATGACACATGATAATGACGTGACAACTTATTATGCAAGTCTGGATGAAGTGAATGTATCAGCTGATACCGATGTGGAACAAGGGGAATCAGTAGGTACAGCAGGGAAAAACATTTTTGGCAAAGATAACGGAATGCACGTCCATTTTGAACTAAGAAAAGATGGTAATGAAGTCAATCCGGAATCCTTTTTCAATCAATCTGTTGCTAGTTTAGATAGTGTTACAGATGAAGAGTCCGAAGCAAGCGAGGATGCTGTAGAAGACGAGCAATCCGATAGCGCGGAGGAAGAAACGGATGCACCGGAAGAAGATAATCGTGAAGAAGAATCAGATGCACCAGATGAAGACGCTGGCGCAGAAGATGATGCGTTGGAAGATGATACAACCGATTCAGACAACGCTTCAGAGAATGAATAA